In Tenacibaculum pacificus, a single window of DNA contains:
- a CDS encoding TonB-dependent receptor plug domain-containing protein codes for MIRLLITGVVFFYATLLTAQVTVKGKVFDIYLEPISIVNVTSLPVKTTTDINGSFTLKVNKKLPFSILITGVGYQTQTVQITKENQKINVVLKVKTRLQEVIVSASRIPERILESPVTIERVGARDIKNNTSLNFYDDLVNLKDVDIHTIGFNVKMINTRGFASLENVRFVQLVDGTDTASPSGNFSFGNVTGLNELDVMNVEILPGAASALYGANAFNGILLMRSKNPFEYGGISAYSKLGISEQNQNTAEINAFNDTGVRMAYAFNDNFAAKVNFSQTIAEEWNAVDTRNIDLDGNIGLGNRDNTTAYNGVNVYGDDSNVDLKSILLFLEEGGVITPGITKKVPNSRVSRTGIDNNSLVNNHMKSVFFDGSLYFRPTGKKILNLYGTQNILMVIIPYKEILVMFKKVLYFSNIN; via the coding sequence TTAAAGGAAAGGTATTCGATATTTACTTAGAGCCTATATCTATTGTAAATGTAACATCTTTACCAGTAAAAACAACCACAGATATTAATGGTAGTTTTACATTAAAAGTAAATAAAAAATTACCTTTTTCAATATTAATAACAGGTGTTGGCTACCAAACACAAACGGTACAAATAACTAAAGAAAATCAAAAAATTAATGTAGTATTAAAAGTAAAAACAAGACTTCAGGAAGTTATTGTTTCCGCTTCGCGTATACCTGAAAGAATATTAGAATCACCTGTAACAATAGAAAGAGTAGGTGCTAGAGATATTAAAAATAATACTTCGCTAAATTTTTATGATGATTTGGTAAATTTAAAAGATGTAGATATACATACAATTGGTTTTAATGTAAAAATGATTAATACAAGAGGTTTTGCATCTTTAGAAAATGTTCGTTTTGTACAGTTAGTAGATGGTACTGATACAGCGAGTCCTTCGGGTAACTTTTCTTTTGGAAATGTAACTGGCTTAAATGAATTAGATGTTATGAATGTAGAGATATTACCAGGAGCAGCATCTGCCTTGTATGGAGCAAATGCTTTTAATGGTATTTTATTAATGCGTAGTAAAAATCCATTTGAGTATGGAGGAATAAGTGCTTATTCTAAATTAGGAATAAGTGAACAGAATCAAAATACAGCAGAAATAAATGCTTTTAATGATACAGGAGTTCGAATGGCTTATGCTTTTAATGATAATTTTGCCGCTAAAGTTAATTTTAGTCAAACAATTGCTGAAGAATGGAATGCTGTTGATACTAGAAATATCGATTTAGATGGAAATATAGGGCTTGGAAATAGAGATAATACTACAGCTTATAACGGAGTAAATGTATATGGTGATGATTCGAACGTTGATCTTAAAAGTATTTTATTATTTTTAGAAGAAGGTGGTGTTATTACACCAGGGATAACTAAAAAAGTACCAAACTCTAGAGTTTCAAGAACAGGAATTGATAATAATAGCTTAGTAAATAATCATATGAAATCTGTATTTTTTGATGGTTCTTTATATTTTAGACCTACGGGGAAAAAAATCTTGAACTTATATGGAACTCAAAATATTCTTATGGTGATAATACCTTACAAGGAGATACTCGTTATGTTCAAGAAGGTGCTTTATTTCAGCAACATAAATTAG
- a CDS encoding TonB-dependent receptor domain-containing protein: MWNSKYSYGDNTLQGDTRYVQEGALFQQHKLELKSKYVTARGYYVNFNQGDKSFNTVLLAEGINNSYSIDDIWYQDYGAVYGNTFETAIQTNSVEQADIMAHEQARIYAERHKNGTIDAISNTLKNKNISDGGAKTTDNSSYINGDIDFNLTDVVTFADIQMGATYRQHKLNSKGQLFTDLNDPIIYDSYGIYTQVIKKLVDDRLRLTGSIRYDKSTNFKGNYSPRISATYASGVNRNHNFRGSYQTAFRNPTSADQYADQNLGSRIFEVGNVSGNLERYVSRTIALRPGSPGIPVVGTSVSLTGKQIVENSYTLNSQQSFSNAVIESIDNNISPLLAIQNNVGLLEKATINPLRTEKVKTFETGYRSSFDLFGSLFEIDVNGYYSIVEDFIVTKIVSTPLFGDINQGSTDLLAPFAIGRYDYAQFAFRVNSPQNHDYYGGGISLSTAVLDGLNIGVNYMYNKFKEHQKGGDIYETGSFFNTPEHKFRASLGKETVFKNVGFNINARWQDSFLWSSNAVNSVISARTVLDAQINLRVPTIKSTFKVGGTNLFGTPYLTAPGIGEIGSVYYVSWKIND, encoded by the coding sequence ATATGGAACTCAAAATATTCTTATGGTGATAATACCTTACAAGGAGATACTCGTTATGTTCAAGAAGGTGCTTTATTTCAGCAACATAAATTAGAGCTAAAATCGAAGTATGTAACTGCAAGAGGATATTATGTGAATTTTAATCAAGGAGATAAATCGTTTAATACCGTTTTATTGGCCGAAGGTATTAATAATTCTTATTCAATAGATGATATCTGGTATCAAGATTACGGAGCAGTTTATGGGAATACATTTGAAACGGCAATACAAACTAATAGTGTAGAACAGGCAGATATCATGGCACATGAACAAGCTAGAATTTATGCTGAACGACATAAAAATGGTACTATTGATGCCATTTCTAATACCTTAAAAAATAAAAATATAAGTGATGGAGGTGCTAAAACTACAGATAATTCTAGCTATATAAATGGTGATATTGATTTTAACTTGACTGATGTTGTTACGTTTGCAGACATTCAAATGGGAGCAACTTATAGACAACATAAATTAAATTCAAAAGGTCAGTTATTTACAGATTTAAATGATCCAATTATTTATGATTCTTATGGTATTTACACACAGGTAATTAAAAAATTAGTTGATGATCGTTTAAGGTTAACAGGTTCTATTCGTTATGATAAATCAACAAATTTTAAAGGGAATTATTCTCCTCGAATTTCAGCTACTTATGCATCAGGTGTAAATAGAAATCATAATTTTAGAGGATCTTATCAAACAGCCTTTAGAAACCCAACATCTGCAGATCAATATGCAGATCAAAATTTAGGAAGTCGTATTTTTGAAGTTGGTAATGTGTCTGGAAATTTAGAGCGTTATGTATCTAGAACAATAGCCTTAAGACCTGGTAGTCCAGGGATTCCTGTAGTTGGAACATCAGTAAGTTTAACAGGGAAACAGATAGTAGAAAATTCATATACTTTAAATTCACAACAATCATTTAGTAACGCAGTTATTGAAAGTATAGATAATAATATTAGTCCACTATTAGCAATTCAGAATAATGTAGGACTTTTAGAAAAGGCTACAATTAATCCATTAAGAACAGAAAAAGTAAAAACATTTGAAACAGGGTATCGAAGTTCTTTTGATTTATTTGGTAGTTTATTTGAGATTGATGTAAATGGATACTATAGTATTGTAGAAGATTTTATTGTAACTAAAATAGTAAGTACTCCCTTATTTGGAGATATAAATCAAGGAAGTACAGACCTTTTAGCACCTTTTGCAATTGGAAGATATGATTATGCTCAATTTGCTTTTAGAGTTAATAGTCCACAAAATCATGATTATTATGGAGGTGGTATTTCTTTAAGTACTGCTGTTTTAGACGGGCTAAATATTGGTGTGAATTATATGTATAATAAATTTAAAGAACATCAAAAAGGAGGTGATATTTATGAAACAGGAAGCTTTTTTAATACACCAGAACACAAGTTTCGAGCTTCTTTAGGAAAAGAAACTGTTTTTAAAAATGTAGGTTTTAATATAAATGCACGCTGGCAAGATAGTTTCCTATGGAGTTCAAATGCTGTAAATAGTGTTATATCTGCTAGAACAGTATTAGATGCACAAATAAATTTGAGAGTTCCTACTATAAAATCTACTTTTAAAGTGGGGGGAACCAATTTATTTGGTACACCTTATTTAACAGCTCCTGGTATTGGTGAAATAGGATCTGTATATTATGTTTCTTGGAAAATAAATGATTAA
- a CDS encoding 3'-5' exonuclease, which yields MLHKIELENILFLDIETVPEKEFFSDLSEEKQKLYALKTEYQRKEDIEAVDFYHKAGIWAEFGKIICISVGYFVNKSSENQLRITSFSGDDEERILIDFKKLLDTHFNKEKQLLCAHNGKEFDFPYIARRVIINRIELPKKLNLFGKKPWEVPHLDTLELWKFGDYKHYTSLNLLTAILDIPSPKQDINGSEVAKVYYKEKNLPKIVSYCERDTIAVAQLLLRFSNKPLISNESIVKV from the coding sequence ATGCTACATAAAATAGAACTAGAAAATATTTTATTTTTAGATATTGAAACTGTTCCTGAAAAAGAGTTTTTTTCTGATTTATCCGAAGAAAAACAAAAACTGTATGCCTTAAAAACTGAATATCAGCGAAAAGAAGATATTGAAGCAGTAGATTTTTATCACAAAGCTGGTATATGGGCAGAATTTGGAAAAATAATATGTATCTCTGTTGGGTATTTTGTTAATAAATCATCTGAAAATCAGCTTCGAATTACTTCTTTTTCTGGTGATGATGAAGAGCGTATTTTAATAGATTTTAAAAAATTACTTGACACACATTTTAATAAAGAAAAACAACTATTATGTGCTCATAATGGTAAAGAATTTGATTTTCCATATATAGCTCGTCGCGTGATTATAAACAGAATTGAATTACCTAAAAAGCTAAATTTATTTGGAAAAAAACCTTGGGAAGTTCCACATTTAGATACCTTAGAATTATGGAAATTTGGCGATTATAAACACTATACTTCCTTAAATTTATTAACAGCTATTTTAGATATTCCTTCACCAAAACAAGATATTAACGGAAGTGAAGTGGCTAAAGTTTATTATAAAGAAAAAAACTTACCTAAAATTGTGAGTTATTGTGAACGAGATACTATAGCTGTAGCACAATTATTATTACGTTTTAGTAACAAACCATTAATTAGTAACGAATCAATAGTTAAAGTATAA
- a CDS encoding response regulator transcription factor, with the protein MNTNDVKILLVDDEPDILEIVGYNLKSEGYQVFTANNGAEAVKLAKKVTPHLILLDIMMPQMDGIEACEKIRNIKSLENVIISFLTARGEDYSQMAGFDAGADDYITKPVKPKVLVSKIKSLLRRLKTEDKTAATTTLGDIVINRDEYIVLKGDKKIALPRKEFELLSLLTSKPGKVFKREVILDSVWGNEVVVGGRTIDVHIRKLREKIGDDFFKTVKGVGYKFVLEGEDK; encoded by the coding sequence ATGAACACGAATGATGTTAAAATTTTACTAGTTGATGATGAGCCAGATATCTTAGAAATAGTAGGATATAACTTAAAATCAGAAGGGTATCAGGTTTTTACAGCCAATAATGGTGCTGAAGCAGTAAAATTAGCAAAAAAAGTAACCCCGCATTTAATATTATTAGATATTATGATGCCTCAAATGGATGGTATTGAAGCCTGTGAGAAAATTAGAAATATCAAATCTTTAGAGAATGTAATTATTTCTTTTTTAACTGCTAGAGGTGAAGATTATTCACAAATGGCAGGTTTTGATGCTGGTGCTGACGATTATATTACTAAACCTGTAAAACCGAAAGTATTAGTAAGTAAAATAAAGTCTTTATTAAGACGTTTAAAAACAGAAGATAAAACAGCTGCAACAACAACATTAGGAGATATTGTTATTAATAGAGATGAATACATTGTATTAAAAGGTGATAAAAAAATTGCTTTACCTAGAAAAGAATTTGAATTGCTATCATTATTAACATCAAAACCAGGAAAGGTATTTAAAAGAGAAGTGATTTTAGATAGCGTTTGGGGTAATGAAGTTGTTGTTGGAGGAAGAACTATTGATGTTCATATTCGTAAACTTCGAGAAAAAATAGGAGATGATTTTTTCAAAACTGTTAAAGGTGTTGGATATAAATTTGTTTTAGAAGGGGAAGACAAGTAA
- a CDS encoding sensor histidine kinase, producing the protein MKKIKKTYRYALWSAFYSTSISVIIALLSYFILIDLLGIWAVVIFGILMFIVLFLIIQYRAEHFIYQRVKKLYEDISILDVNDLERKDVTTDVEALTKSLQTYVEDRSKEIVVLTQRDSFRRDFLGNVAHELKTPLFTIQGYILTLIEGAAEDKEIRTKYLGRANKGVERLTSIIKDLDTLAKLETEGMKMNIQTFNIVELIQNVFDLFEMKAKKRNITLLFDTIYEFPRFVRGDVERIEQVLINLIVNSIKYGKVGGITTASIESYSPNKFIIKITDNGEGIKEDHISRLFERFYRVDQSRSREQGGSGLGLSIVKHIIEAHNETILLKSDYGKGSEFSFTLEKAM; encoded by the coding sequence ATGAAAAAAATTAAAAAAACATATCGTTACGCGCTTTGGTCAGCATTTTACTCTACTTCAATTTCTGTAATAATTGCTTTATTATCGTACTTTATTTTAATTGATTTATTAGGTATATGGGCTGTTGTTATTTTTGGAATTTTAATGTTTATTGTTTTATTTTTGATTATTCAATACAGAGCTGAACATTTTATTTATCAAAGAGTAAAAAAATTATATGAAGATATTTCTATTTTAGATGTTAATGATTTAGAAAGAAAAGATGTTACAACAGATGTTGAGGCATTAACCAAAAGCCTACAAACATACGTAGAAGATAGAAGTAAAGAAATAGTAGTATTAACACAAAGAGATTCTTTTAGAAGAGATTTTTTAGGAAACGTAGCACACGAGTTAAAAACGCCACTTTTTACAATACAAGGGTATATTTTAACTTTGATTGAAGGCGCAGCCGAAGACAAAGAAATCCGTACAAAATATTTAGGAAGAGCTAATAAAGGCGTAGAAAGATTGACTTCTATTATTAAAGATTTAGACACGCTTGCTAAATTGGAAACTGAAGGAATGAAAATGAATATTCAAACCTTTAATATTGTAGAGCTTATTCAAAATGTTTTTGATTTATTTGAAATGAAAGCTAAAAAACGAAACATTACTTTGTTATTTGATACAATTTATGAGTTTCCTCGTTTTGTTAGAGGTGATGTTGAGCGTATTGAACAAGTTTTAATTAACCTAATAGTTAACTCTATTAAATATGGTAAAGTAGGAGGTATTACTACAGCAAGTATTGAAAGTTACAGCCCTAATAAGTTTATTATTAAAATAACTGATAATGGAGAAGGTATTAAAGAAGATCATATATCACGTTTATTTGAACGTTTTTATCGAGTAGATCAAAGTCGTTCTCGTGAACAAGGAGGTTCTGGTTTAGGTTTATCAATTGTAAAACATATTATTGAAGCTCATAACGAAACCATTTTACTAAAAAGTGATTATGGTAAAGGATCAGAGTTTTCTTTTACTTTAGAAAAAGCAATGTAA
- the purD gene encoding phosphoribosylamine--glycine ligase produces MNILILGSGGREHAFAKKLSESNKTKKLFVAPGNAGTSEVATNIAINPTNFNQVKEVVLQHQINMVVVGPEAPLVEGIHDFFLADNELKNIAIIGPKKDGALLEGSKDFSKQFMIKHNIPTAKYESFTAETLQQGQAFLETLTPPYVLKADGLAGGKGVLILTDLDEAKAELKEMLSNEKFGAASATVVIEEFLKGIELSVFVLTDGKNYKILPSAKDYKRIGEGDAGLNTGGMGAISPVPFATDDFLQKVEDLVVKPTIDGLQKDGIDYRGFIFIGLMNDNGNPSVVEYNVRMGDPETEVVLPRIESDLVDLFEGVANRTLDEKSYEVTSQTATTVMLVAGGYPEAYEKGKEITGFDLAEDSIVFHAGTTEKDGKVVSNGGRVMAVTSFGDSIQEALDKSYKSIDKISFEGMNYRKDIGFDLV; encoded by the coding sequence ATGAATATTTTAATTTTAGGGTCAGGAGGTAGAGAACATGCTTTTGCAAAAAAACTTTCAGAAAGTAATAAAACAAAAAAACTTTTTGTAGCACCTGGTAATGCAGGTACTAGTGAGGTTGCAACAAATATTGCAATCAATCCAACAAACTTTAATCAAGTAAAAGAAGTTGTTTTACAACACCAAATTAATATGGTTGTTGTAGGTCCTGAAGCTCCTTTAGTAGAAGGTATTCATGATTTCTTTTTAGCTGATAACGAGTTAAAAAATATTGCTATTATTGGTCCTAAAAAAGACGGAGCTTTATTAGAAGGTAGTAAAGATTTTTCTAAACAGTTTATGATTAAGCACAATATTCCTACTGCAAAGTATGAATCATTTACGGCTGAAACTTTACAACAAGGACAAGCTTTTTTAGAAACTTTAACTCCTCCTTATGTTTTAAAAGCTGATGGATTAGCTGGTGGTAAAGGTGTTTTAATTTTAACTGATTTAGATGAAGCAAAAGCTGAATTAAAAGAAATGCTTTCAAATGAAAAATTTGGAGCAGCTTCAGCAACCGTTGTTATTGAAGAATTTTTAAAAGGAATTGAGCTTTCTGTATTCGTTTTAACAGATGGAAAAAATTATAAAATTTTACCTTCTGCAAAAGATTACAAACGTATCGGTGAAGGAGACGCTGGTTTAAATACTGGTGGAATGGGTGCTATTTCTCCTGTTCCTTTTGCTACAGATGATTTTTTACAAAAAGTAGAAGATTTAGTAGTTAAACCAACTATTGATGGTTTACAGAAAGATGGAATTGATTACCGTGGATTTATTTTTATCGGATTAATGAACGATAACGGAAATCCATCTGTTGTAGAATATAACGTTCGTATGGGAGATCCTGAAACAGAAGTTGTTTTACCAAGAATTGAATCTGATTTAGTTGATTTATTCGAAGGTGTTGCAAATAGAACTTTAGATGAAAAATCATACGAAGTAACTTCTCAAACCGCAACAACAGTAATGTTAGTTGCAGGTGGATATCCTGAAGCATATGAAAAAGGTAAAGAAATTACTGGTTTCGATTTAGCTGAAGATTCTATTGTTTTTCATGCAGGAACAACAGAAAAAGATGGTAAAGTAGTTTCAAATGGAGGAAGAGTTATGGCGGTTACTTCTTTTGGAGATTCTATTCAAGAAGCACTTGATAAATCATACAAAAGCATCGACAAAATTTCTTTTGAAGGAATGAATTACAGAAAAGATATTGGATTTGATTTAGTATAA